The Syntrophomonadaceae bacterium genome includes a region encoding these proteins:
- the dtd gene encoding D-tyrosyl-tRNA(Tyr) deacylase, with protein sequence MRVVVQRVSWAKVIAESKVLGQIQQGLVIFVGIARDDEVQDGLYLADKLINLRIFSDRKGKMNLSIRDIEGSLLVVSQFTLLGDCRKGRRPGFEQAADPLKANAIYQDFISRLEAYNLPVAQGKFQADMKVELANDGPVTILLDSKKLF encoded by the coding sequence TTGCGTGTTGTTGTTCAACGGGTATCCTGGGCAAAAGTTATTGCCGAATCGAAAGTGCTTGGACAAATCCAGCAGGGTCTGGTGATTTTTGTTGGCATCGCCAGGGATGACGAGGTGCAGGATGGGCTGTATTTAGCTGACAAATTAATAAACCTTAGAATTTTCTCAGACCGGAAAGGAAAAATGAATCTGTCCATTCGCGATATTGAAGGCAGCCTACTTGTAGTTTCCCAATTCACCCTGTTGGGGGATTGCCGCAAGGGCCGCCGGCCGGGTTTTGAACAGGCGGCAGACCCTCTGAAAGCTAATGCTATTTATCAAGACTTTATTAGCAGACTTGAGGCCTATAATCTTCCGGTTGCTCAGGGTAAATTTCAAGCGGATATGAAGGTAGAGCTAGCTAATGATGGGCCTGTAACGATCCTTTTGGATAGTAAAAAGCTGTTTTAA
- the yajC gene encoding preprotein translocase subunit YajC — protein MEQWAGTFGYLLIFFAIIYFMMIRPQQKQQKQRREMLSKLRTNDHIVTIGGVHGRITRLKEDRLSLRIADKVEVELEKSAVAHVVNPSKDDKDDSKGDKSE, from the coding sequence ATGGAACAATGGGCGGGAACTTTTGGTTATCTGTTAATATTTTTCGCTATAATTTATTTCATGATGATCAGACCACAGCAGAAACAGCAGAAACAACGCCGAGAGATGTTAAGTAAGTTACGGACCAACGATCATATTGTTACAATTGGAGGGGTTCATGGCCGCATTACCAGGCTAAAAGAGGATCGGTTATCTTTGCGGATTGCTGATAAAGTAGAAGTTGAATTGGAAAAATCAGCAGTAGCCCATGTGGTTAATCCTTCCAAAGATGACAAAGATGATAGTAAGGGAGATAAAAGCGAATAA
- a CDS encoding bifunctional (p)ppGpp synthetase/guanosine-3',5'-bis(diphosphate) 3'-pyrophosphohydrolase — translation MDLITLTDRIRSYDPQGDIENIKLAYAYAMSAHQGQRRRSGEEFFVHPVEVAAILAELQMDSVTIVAGLLHDVVEDTTVSLEEIEKNFGAEVALLVDGVTKLSRIDFKSKMEQQVENLRKMFLAMAKDIRVIIIKLADRLHNMRTLKFQAGEKQIEVAQETVEIFAPLAHRLGIFRLKWELEDLSLRYLDSDRYYELVQSISLKRKEREEYLQYVISILQQKIEEMGIKADIQGRPKHFYSIYNKMIKQGKGLEEIYDLVAVRVIVDNVKDCYGTLGIIHSLWKPIPGRFKDYIAMPKPNMYQSLHTSVMGPYGEPFEVQIRTWEMHRTSEYGIAAHWRYKEGKSGDKDFEAKLTWLRQLLEWQRELRDARDFMESLKIDLFSDRVYVFTPKGDVVELPAGSIPLDFAYRVHTAVGNQCVGAKVNNKIVPLDYRLQTGDIVEILTAKSQRPRRDWLSMVQTSQAKNRIKQWLKKEQREELVAKGKELLEKECEKRGWEAGEVLKPQFLAEAGKKFNIVSAEDTLLTVGDGGLTPSQVITKLKEIVPGLSADTLVHVPLVKPWTGYGKASQGIRVKGIDNVVVRLSRCCNPVPGDDITGYITRGRGVSIHRKDCPNIAHHNESEKERIIQVAWDAEAEATFQVHIEALAMDRPKLAMDIMTTVADTKTIINSIHARATKNNLAVVDLKLEIKGLEHLNFLVEKIKRVKDVMDVKRITPSSAGFMQKV, via the coding sequence ATGGATTTAATAACTCTAACCGACCGCATCCGTTCCTATGATCCACAAGGGGACATCGAAAACATCAAATTAGCATATGCTTATGCCATGTCTGCCCACCAGGGTCAGCGCCGGCGCTCGGGGGAAGAGTTTTTTGTCCACCCTGTTGAGGTTGCGGCGATTCTGGCCGAACTGCAAATGGATTCTGTTACAATAGTTGCCGGATTGCTGCATGATGTGGTTGAAGATACAACTGTAAGCTTGGAAGAAATTGAAAAAAATTTTGGTGCTGAGGTAGCCCTTCTCGTTGATGGAGTAACTAAGCTGAGCAGGATCGATTTTAAGTCAAAAATGGAACAGCAAGTAGAAAACCTGCGGAAAATGTTTTTAGCCATGGCCAAAGATATCAGAGTGATCATTATCAAATTGGCTGATAGGCTGCATAATATGCGTACATTAAAATTTCAGGCAGGGGAAAAGCAGATCGAAGTAGCTCAGGAAACAGTAGAAATTTTTGCCCCCTTGGCGCACAGACTTGGTATTTTCAGGTTAAAATGGGAACTGGAAGACTTGTCTCTCAGATATCTTGATTCTGACAGGTATTACGAATTAGTCCAAAGTATTTCCTTAAAAAGGAAAGAGAGAGAAGAATATTTGCAGTACGTTATTTCCATCCTGCAGCAGAAGATTGAGGAAATGGGAATAAAAGCCGATATTCAGGGGAGACCGAAGCATTTTTATAGCATTTATAACAAGATGATTAAACAGGGAAAAGGACTGGAAGAGATTTATGATCTGGTAGCTGTGCGGGTTATTGTTGACAATGTTAAGGATTGTTACGGAACACTTGGTATTATCCATTCCTTATGGAAACCGATACCTGGCCGGTTTAAAGACTATATTGCCATGCCAAAACCTAACATGTATCAATCACTGCACACCTCAGTTATGGGCCCTTATGGAGAGCCATTTGAAGTACAAATCCGGACTTGGGAAATGCACCGCACTTCAGAGTACGGCATTGCAGCTCATTGGCGTTATAAGGAAGGTAAATCAGGTGACAAAGACTTTGAGGCAAAACTGACCTGGTTGCGCCAGTTGCTTGAATGGCAGAGAGAATTAAGAGATGCCCGGGACTTTATGGAATCCCTAAAAATTGACCTTTTCTCGGATCGTGTTTATGTATTTACACCTAAGGGGGATGTGGTAGAACTTCCTGCTGGTTCTATTCCGCTAGATTTTGCCTACAGGGTGCATACTGCGGTGGGGAACCAGTGTGTGGGAGCAAAGGTTAACAATAAGATCGTTCCCCTTGATTATAGACTCCAAACAGGTGATATTGTTGAGATATTAACAGCAAAGTCTCAAAGGCCAAGACGAGACTGGCTAAGTATGGTTCAAACTTCTCAAGCTAAAAATCGGATTAAGCAGTGGCTGAAAAAGGAGCAGCGAGAGGAACTGGTGGCCAAAGGAAAAGAGCTGCTTGAGAAGGAATGTGAAAAAAGGGGCTGGGAAGCTGGGGAGGTATTAAAACCCCAGTTTCTGGCGGAGGCTGGCAAAAAGTTTAACATTGTGTCTGCGGAAGATACCCTCTTGACTGTAGGGGATGGCGGGCTTACTCCCTCCCAGGTAATAACCAAGCTGAAAGAAATTGTTCCGGGTTTAAGCGCAGATACACTTGTTCATGTACCCCTTGTTAAGCCTTGGACTGGTTATGGGAAGGCTTCCCAGGGCATCAGGGTAAAAGGGATTGATAATGTGGTCGTGCGATTATCAAGGTGCTGTAATCCGGTCCCAGGTGACGATATTACCGGCTATATTACCCGTGGAAGGGGTGTATCAATTCATCGGAAGGACTGCCCCAACATTGCTCACCACAATGAGAGTGAAAAAGAAAGAATTATACAGGTAGCGTGGGATGCGGAGGCTGAAGCTACTTTCCAGGTGCATATTGAGGCTTTGGCGATGGATAGGCCAAAACTCGCGATGGACATCATGACAACCGTGGCAGACACCAAGACGATCATTAATTCTATTCATGCCCGGGCAACCAAGAATAACTTGGCTGTGGTTGACCTGAAATTAGAAATCAAGGGATTGGAACACTTGAACTTTCTTGTAGAGAAGATAAAGAGAGTGAAGGATGTTATGGATGTAAAGCGCATTACGCCTTCCAGTGCCGGTTTTATGCAAAAGGTGTAA
- the recJ gene encoding single-stranded-DNA-specific exonuclease RecJ yields the protein MEPKKWDIAGANWSICQQIASELSVSPITAQLLINRGILSASDGRSFLFGSLRNLQSPYEMLGVSEAVKRVADAIRNKEIIAVFGDYDADGITATAIMVDALELLGAKVLYYIPERVEEGYSLNNNALEHMAAERVTLVITVDCGIKSHQEINYGKALGLDFIITDHHEPGADLPLASAVVNPKLPGQNCTPLAGAGVAFKLCQALFELFDVPPEHGIRAGQYLDLVVLGTIADIVPLIGDNRLLVKYGLPLLNTSRRLGINSLIEVAGLKGRPLTISMVSFGLIPRINAAGRVSHAAKAVELLLTNSSQKAMELARQLDRENVTRQIMEQQITSEAISLAESLDLEREKIIVLSSDFWHQGVIGIASAKLVEKYNRPVILFSINGNNAKGSGRSIAGFPLAKILDSCKDLILNYGGHDLAAGLSIEKDKIEALKARLNAIAEQMDLDSGSPPVLFVDCEITFEAVDMKLVDEIELVGPFGPDNPEPLFVSWRIFPQKLRAVGKNGNHLRMSLQEGNVRLEGIGFNLLKDGIKVSGKEEVAIVYAINKNHWQGQDSVQLVIKDIKPNAIPETNYDFFQNELAVLDPEIRDCLTAWFGGENKTVGFLSSELLKGIALLSFLEWQEAKTCTLIVTETVSQLDAYANRFRDFFSSAEFPILCGYGTQTENEVADLLENMENHTGIIIVSASFWREYQNRLRSLADRIAFLFVAADNFNTTDLTGINTPLLAVKGQNNEHSLVNPAIEWERLYPCSSNLTDFEQVISARGPIWLLVKNEIELQTIRKYILERNLIPAKQVLCWSPRNHWRQKFLISRMLCASEDYLVLSTISADFWIKKCNRVIIWNIPFSPSDLMHFLSWGKEVFLMFKQPIINEEQPPLRTKYGIFYNGIIKAGGGDRQYLLKEVLLNKILKESGIYYNHLTVGAPALALLEELGLLKIEKQGSNILIGLLPVPEVKKKLEDSWRYLEYCSENKYYHCFQKLIHSLWTTKAKKTLEIPDCG from the coding sequence TTGGAACCAAAGAAATGGGATATTGCAGGGGCGAACTGGAGTATCTGTCAGCAAATAGCATCGGAATTAAGTGTTAGTCCGATTACAGCCCAACTGCTTATTAATCGCGGTATATTATCTGCCAGTGATGGCCGGTCATTCCTTTTCGGTAGTCTTAGGAACCTTCAATCTCCTTATGAGATGTTAGGGGTTTCTGAAGCGGTTAAGCGGGTTGCAGACGCAATAAGGAATAAAGAGATTATTGCTGTTTTTGGCGATTACGATGCTGATGGAATAACAGCTACTGCAATTATGGTTGACGCATTAGAGCTCCTTGGGGCTAAGGTCTTATATTATATCCCCGAACGCGTTGAAGAGGGGTATAGTTTGAACAACAATGCGCTGGAGCATATGGCTGCCGAGAGAGTGACTCTTGTTATTACCGTGGACTGTGGAATTAAGTCTCATCAGGAGATAAACTACGGAAAAGCCCTGGGTTTAGATTTTATTATTACCGATCATCATGAGCCTGGTGCTGATCTCCCTTTGGCCAGCGCAGTCGTCAATCCTAAACTGCCTGGTCAAAACTGCACCCCCCTGGCAGGAGCAGGTGTCGCTTTCAAACTTTGCCAGGCCTTGTTTGAACTGTTTGATGTTCCTCCTGAACATGGTATCAGGGCTGGCCAGTACCTTGATTTGGTTGTATTGGGCACAATCGCTGATATTGTACCATTAATTGGTGATAATCGATTATTAGTAAAGTACGGCTTACCGCTTTTAAATACCTCCCGTCGCTTGGGTATAAATAGCTTAATTGAGGTTGCCGGATTAAAAGGCAGGCCTTTAACAATTAGTATGGTTAGTTTTGGGCTGATACCGCGGATAAATGCTGCAGGAAGAGTAAGCCATGCGGCAAAAGCAGTGGAACTGTTATTAACAAATTCATCTCAAAAAGCAATGGAATTGGCCCGGCAACTTGACAGGGAAAACGTAACCAGGCAAATAATGGAACAGCAAATTACATCAGAAGCAATCAGTTTAGCAGAGAGTCTGGATCTGGAAAGAGAAAAGATCATAGTCCTGTCTTCAGATTTCTGGCATCAAGGTGTGATAGGAATTGCTTCGGCAAAATTAGTAGAAAAGTATAACCGGCCTGTCATTTTATTTTCTATTAATGGTAACAATGCCAAAGGCTCTGGTCGGAGTATTGCCGGATTTCCTTTAGCAAAGATCTTGGATAGCTGCAAGGATCTAATTCTAAATTATGGCGGTCACGATCTAGCTGCCGGATTGTCTATTGAAAAAGACAAAATTGAAGCACTAAAAGCAAGACTTAATGCTATTGCAGAGCAAATGGATTTGGACTCCGGGAGTCCGCCTGTTTTATTTGTTGATTGTGAGATAACCTTTGAGGCTGTAGACATGAAACTGGTTGATGAGATCGAGCTTGTTGGCCCCTTCGGACCAGATAATCCTGAACCCTTATTTGTCTCCTGGCGGATATTTCCGCAAAAACTTCGTGCTGTTGGGAAAAATGGAAATCATTTGCGGATGTCTCTCCAGGAAGGGAATGTAAGGCTAGAGGGAATTGGTTTTAATCTGTTGAAGGATGGAATTAAAGTCTCTGGCAAGGAAGAGGTGGCTATAGTTTATGCAATTAATAAAAACCATTGGCAGGGACAAGACAGTGTACAGCTAGTTATTAAAGACATTAAACCTAATGCAATTCCTGAAACTAATTATGATTTTTTCCAAAATGAACTGGCAGTTTTAGACCCCGAAATCAGGGATTGTTTAACTGCATGGTTTGGCGGAGAGAATAAAACTGTTGGTTTTCTTTCCAGTGAATTACTGAAAGGAATTGCCTTGCTTTCCTTCTTGGAATGGCAAGAAGCAAAAACCTGCACCTTGATCGTTACAGAAACAGTTTCCCAGCTAGATGCTTATGCAAATAGGTTCCGTGATTTCTTTTCTTCTGCAGAATTTCCAATACTTTGTGGATACGGAACTCAAACCGAAAATGAAGTTGCCGATCTCTTGGAAAATATGGAAAACCATACGGGAATTATTATTGTCAGCGCTTCTTTCTGGCGGGAATACCAGAACAGGTTACGTTCTTTAGCGGACAGAATTGCCTTTTTATTCGTTGCTGCAGACAATTTCAATACAACTGATCTGACTGGCATTAATACTCCTTTGCTGGCAGTTAAAGGCCAAAACAATGAGCATAGCCTTGTTAACCCTGCAATAGAATGGGAAAGACTTTATCCTTGCAGCAGCAATTTAACAGATTTTGAGCAGGTTATTTCTGCCCGTGGACCAATCTGGTTGCTGGTGAAAAACGAAATTGAGCTTCAGACAATTCGAAAATATATTCTCGAGCGAAACCTTATTCCGGCAAAGCAAGTTCTTTGTTGGAGTCCCAGGAATCATTGGCGACAAAAGTTTCTGATTAGCAGAATGCTATGCGCCAGCGAGGATTACCTTGTTCTGTCTACAATAAGTGCAGATTTCTGGATTAAAAAATGTAATAGGGTTATTATTTGGAATATTCCTTTTAGCCCCAGTGATCTAATGCATTTTTTATCTTGGGGGAAGGAAGTTTTTTTGATGTTTAAACAGCCAATTATTAATGAGGAACAGCCACCACTTAGAACCAAATATGGGATATTTTATAATGGAATAATAAAAGCCGGAGGGGGCGATAGGCAGTATTTATTAAAGGAAGTACTGCTAAATAAAATCCTAAAAGAATCCGGTATTTATTACAACCACTTGACTGTTGGGGCTCCTGCACTGGCATTATTGGAAGAATTAGGTTTGCTGAAGATAGAGAAACAAGGCAGCAATATACTGATCGGCCTCCTGCCGGTTCCCGAAGTGAAAAAAAAATTAGAGGATTCTTGGCGTTACCTGGAGTACTGCTCTGAAAATAAATATTATCACTGTTTTCAAAAATTAATTCATTCGCTATGGACTACAAAAGCAAAAAAAACATTGGAAATCCCGGATTGCGGGTAG
- the secD gene encoding protein translocase subunit SecD, which produces MAMGPLLSMINLGLDLQGGVHVELQAIENGKPVTEQDMVQLVQVMRQRIDELGVSEPVIQRVGDKRLIVELAGLEDPEAAVKVIGKTAQLIFMKADGSVILTGEDLKDAQATIDPASQMPEINLDFNPQGARAFADATTELAAKYPKDDPRRRIAILLDGEVLTNPEVQEPILHGRARITGGYTDYQDAANIAALLRAGALPVSMEIIAKKVVGPTLGWDSLVKSKYAAIIGLLLLGIFMLLAYRVPGFISLFSLTIFALIVSGALVLLKATLTVPGIAGLLLSISMAVGSKIIIFERIKDELLNNKTLRASIESGFRRAFWTVFDANVTTLIAAAVLFYFGSGPIRGFAITLSIGIITSMFTAIALTLWLLRMAVQVNAFKKTSLFGVRRAEA; this is translated from the coding sequence ATGGCGATGGGCCCGTTATTGAGTATGATTAATCTCGGCTTGGATCTTCAGGGCGGCGTTCATGTCGAGCTTCAGGCGATTGAAAATGGCAAGCCTGTAACGGAGCAAGATATGGTTCAGCTTGTGCAAGTAATGCGTCAGCGAATTGATGAGCTCGGGGTTAGCGAGCCAGTTATTCAACGAGTTGGCGACAAACGCTTGATTGTGGAGTTAGCAGGGTTAGAAGATCCTGAAGCGGCGGTAAAAGTAATCGGTAAAACAGCCCAACTGATTTTCATGAAGGCCGACGGGTCAGTTATCCTAACTGGTGAAGACCTGAAAGATGCCCAGGCAACAATTGATCCTGCTTCACAAATGCCAGAAATTAACTTGGATTTTAATCCCCAGGGGGCAAGGGCTTTTGCAGATGCAACAACAGAATTAGCTGCCAAGTATCCAAAAGATGACCCCCGGCGGAGAATCGCTATCTTGCTTGATGGCGAAGTTCTTACAAACCCTGAAGTACAAGAACCTATTTTACATGGCCGCGCCAGAATTACAGGAGGTTATACTGATTACCAGGATGCTGCAAATATTGCCGCATTGTTAAGAGCGGGTGCCTTGCCGGTCTCAATGGAGATTATCGCCAAAAAGGTTGTCGGTCCTACTCTGGGGTGGGATTCTTTGGTGAAAAGCAAATATGCTGCAATAATTGGCTTATTGCTGCTCGGGATATTTATGTTGCTGGCTTATCGTGTCCCCGGATTTATTTCCCTTTTTTCGTTAACGATATTTGCCCTTATTGTATCAGGTGCGCTGGTCTTATTAAAGGCAACCCTGACTGTACCGGGTATCGCGGGCTTATTGCTTTCAATTTCTATGGCTGTTGGCTCAAAAATTATTATTTTTGAAAGAATAAAAGATGAGCTGCTAAATAATAAAACATTACGGGCCTCAATTGAGTCTGGTTTTAGAAGAGCTTTTTGGACCGTTTTTGACGCAAATGTGACAACCTTGATTGCGGCAGCCGTACTGTTTTACTTTGGCAGCGGTCCAATTAGAGGTTTCGCAATAACTTTAAGCATTGGAATTATAACCAGCATGTTCACGGCAATAGCTCTGACTCTATGGCTGTTGCGTATGGCAGTGCAGGTAAATGCTTTTAAGAAAACAAGTCTTTTCGGCGTTAGGAGGGCTGAGGCATGA
- a CDS encoding LapA family protein, with product MQAYLIVALIFALFVAVFSIQNASGVDIRLFHWYFPGISLVLVIIGSAVTGAVCAFLLGMPTQLVYKRKLKGLLADNQRLQADIEQLRTSHSAPMQETEKGATCQTSS from the coding sequence ATGCAGGCCTATTTAATAGTTGCCTTAATATTTGCTTTATTCGTGGCAGTTTTTTCTATTCAAAACGCAAGTGGTGTCGATATCAGGTTATTTCACTGGTATTTTCCTGGCATATCCCTGGTTTTGGTAATTATAGGTTCCGCTGTAACTGGCGCTGTGTGTGCTTTTTTATTGGGAATGCCTACACAGTTGGTTTATAAGCGCAAACTGAAAGGTCTGCTGGCTGATAATCAAAGGTTACAGGCTGACATTGAGCAACTCAGAACCTCCCATTCTGCTCCAATGCAGGAGACCGAAAAGGGTGCAACTTGCCAGACTTCTAGCTAA
- a CDS encoding type II toxin-antitoxin system PemK/MazF family toxin: MKQREGLVVRRGDLFVIDLGPTKEGNPLLRPVLVIQNDFGNCFCDTIIVVPLTLAYKAKKLFFSVLIKRGTETGLCGDYVALFSQIRTLSKGKFIPENRLGRLDDSTMERVDRAIELSLGLSTIQKLHKRYQNGQRKQITS, from the coding sequence ATGAAGCAAAGAGAGGGACTTGTGGTCAGGAGAGGAGATCTTTTTGTTATAGATCTCGGGCCTACTAAGGAGGGGAACCCGCTGTTGCGGCCGGTTTTAGTTATTCAGAATGATTTTGGGAACTGTTTTTGCGATACAATAATAGTTGTTCCCTTAACCCTTGCTTATAAAGCAAAAAAATTGTTCTTCAGTGTTTTAATTAAACGTGGAACAGAAACCGGCCTCTGTGGGGACTATGTTGCGCTTTTTTCTCAGATTAGAACGCTATCAAAAGGAAAATTTATCCCGGAAAACCGGCTAGGTAGACTGGACGATAGTACAATGGAGAGAGTTGATCGGGCTATCGAACTGAGCCTGGGTTTGAGCACTATTCAAAAATTGCATAAACGCTATCAGAATGGTCAAAGAAAACAAATAACATCCTAG
- the secF gene encoding protein translocase subunit SecF produces MTYDFIKRRKLWYALSLFIIIPGLISIALQGLNLGIDFTGGNIFRLQFEQNVSSTELREVMGRSEVTNYAIQEAGAKQFIIRTSELPEEESTKFLAHLEKNLGELELLGVDKVGAIIGHELTYKAILSLIIASIFMVGYITLRFEFLSGVAAIIALLHDVLVTVSIFSLLQIEINASFIAAILTVIGYSINDTIVIFDRIRENLRIAKKADLLAIVNASLNQILIRSINTSVAVILILLALVFLGGETIRVFAVAMLIGAVAGTYSSICTASILWVDLKGILKKRKATAHRTA; encoded by the coding sequence ATGACTTATGATTTTATAAAGCGCCGGAAATTATGGTATGCTTTATCCTTATTTATCATCATACCCGGGCTAATTTCAATTGCGTTGCAAGGTTTAAATCTAGGAATTGACTTTACAGGTGGTAATATCTTTCGACTGCAATTCGAACAGAATGTGTCTAGCACTGAACTTAGGGAAGTAATGGGCAGGTCAGAGGTTACTAACTACGCAATCCAGGAAGCCGGCGCTAAACAGTTTATTATTCGCACATCGGAGTTGCCTGAAGAAGAGAGTACTAAATTCCTTGCACACCTGGAAAAGAACTTGGGAGAACTCGAGCTGCTTGGCGTGGATAAGGTAGGCGCAATAATTGGTCATGAACTCACTTACAAAGCTATCTTATCCTTAATCATTGCTTCAATCTTTATGGTGGGGTACATCACTTTACGTTTTGAATTCTTGTCCGGGGTAGCGGCTATTATTGCCTTATTGCATGACGTTTTGGTTACAGTAAGTATTTTCTCGTTGTTGCAGATAGAAATAAATGCTTCTTTTATAGCGGCTATTCTTACGGTTATCGGGTATTCAATTAACGATACAATAGTTATTTTTGATAGAATACGAGAAAACCTCCGTATTGCTAAAAAGGCTGATCTTTTGGCGATTGTTAATGCTAGCTTAAATCAAATTCTAATTCGTTCAATCAATACAAGTGTAGCAGTTATTTTGATTTTGCTAGCGTTAGTATTTTTGGGCGGCGAAACTATCAGAGTCTTTGCAGTAGCAATGTTAATCGGTGCCGTTGCTGGGACATACTCTTCAATTTGTACTGCAAGCATTTTATGGGTTGATCTAAAGGGTATTTTAAAAAAGCGTAAAGCGACAGCCCACCGGACAGCTTAA
- a CDS encoding HD domain-containing protein, which translates to MLTLQALKEDKEVDIYILKGEEYLGTMGFTEHSYRHLNVVANNSRKILEQLKYPPRIAELAGIAGYLHDIGNVVSRHDHGQSGAVLSYSILSRLGMPYQEIATVIAAIGNHEEEYGHAVNAAAAALIMADKSDVHRSRVRNQDVATFDMHDRVNFAVHSSLLEVEPLSRLIRMKLSIDLCISTVMEYFEIFLTRMVMCRRAAEFLDCQFSLIINDSKLL; encoded by the coding sequence ATGCTAACCCTTCAGGCGTTGAAAGAGGATAAAGAAGTAGACATATACATTTTAAAAGGTGAAGAATATCTTGGCACCATGGGGTTTACCGAGCACAGCTACCGGCATTTGAACGTTGTAGCTAATAACAGCAGGAAAATATTGGAGCAACTGAAGTATCCGCCAAGAATTGCGGAGCTGGCAGGTATAGCTGGATATCTGCATGACATTGGCAATGTAGTAAGTCGCCATGACCATGGGCAGTCAGGAGCAGTGCTGAGTTATTCAATTCTTTCCCGGTTAGGTATGCCATACCAGGAGATTGCGACAGTTATTGCGGCAATCGGCAATCATGAAGAAGAATATGGCCATGCGGTTAATGCGGCTGCGGCTGCCCTCATTATGGCGGATAAGTCTGATGTACATCGTTCAAGGGTCAGAAATCAGGATGTTGCGACCTTCGATATGCATGATCGAGTGAATTTTGCTGTCCACTCTTCGTTGCTGGAGGTTGAGCCATTATCCAGATTGATAAGAATGAAACTCAGTATTGACCTTTGCATTAGCACGGTAATGGAATACTTTGAAATTTTTCTTACGAGAATGGTGATGTGCAGGCGGGCAGCAGAATTTCTAGACTGCCAATTTAGCCTGATTATCAATGACAGTAAATTGTTGTAG
- a CDS encoding MBL fold metallo-hydrolase, with protein sequence MLLKTLVVGPLQTNCYVLVCEATGQCAVVDPGAEGKRILDLVNKQRWQVKYIINTHGHGDHIGANGVVKEGTGASLLIHQNDASYLSDPNKSMLSLLGDKSVNLAADRLLHHGDKLEVGELTLDIIHTPGHTLGGISIKIGKVLFTGDTLFAGSIGRTDFPGGSLTQLLASVKERLFCLEEDVVFYPGHGPSSTIGEEKIYNPFF encoded by the coding sequence GTGCTCTTAAAAACCTTAGTTGTGGGGCCGCTTCAGACAAATTGTTATGTTTTGGTTTGTGAGGCTACCGGTCAGTGTGCAGTTGTTGACCCGGGTGCCGAAGGAAAAAGAATTTTGGACCTGGTAAATAAACAAAGGTGGCAGGTGAAGTATATTATAAACACCCATGGCCATGGCGATCATATTGGGGCTAATGGGGTGGTAAAAGAAGGAACTGGGGCAAGCCTGCTTATCCACCAGAATGATGCCAGCTACCTCAGCGACCCTAATAAAAGCATGTTGAGTTTATTGGGCGATAAATCTGTCAATCTTGCTGCTGATAGGCTTTTGCATCATGGTGACAAGCTGGAAGTTGGGGAGCTGACATTAGATATTATCCACACTCCGGGTCATACCCTCGGTGGGATCAGCATTAAAATTGGAAAAGTGCTATTTACAGGCGATACTCTTTTCGCCGGGTCTATTGGACGAACTGATTTCCCGGGTGGTTCCCTAACTCAACTGCTAGCTTCAGTAAAAGAACGGCTGTTTTGCTTAGAGGAAGATGTGGTTTTTTACCCTGGACATGGACCTAGTTCAACAATTGGCGAGGAGAAGATTTATAATCCTTTTTTCTAG